In Burkholderiales bacterium, one genomic interval encodes:
- the nadC gene encoding carboxylating nicotinate-nucleotide diphosphorylase, whose translation MNLSSAIRENVKAALKEDLGGGDMTARLIPANARAKATVITREAAVLCGTAWFEACFRKLDPKVKIRWAAHDGDDIQAGQALCEINGRARAMLTAERPALNFLQMLSATATLTRRYVKAVKGAQAAIMDTRKTLPGLRIAQKYAVRVGGGKNQRIGLFDGILIKENHIAAAGGITQALQQAKKLAKPGVSIQIEVENLQQLKEALSAGAKLILLDNLNLEQLREAARITGKRAQLEASGGVNLDNLRAIAETGVDRISIGSLTKDVKAIDLSMRFQVNK comes from the coding sequence ATGAATTTATCATCCGCAATCCGAGAAAACGTGAAAGCGGCGCTCAAGGAGGACTTGGGCGGCGGCGATATGACCGCGCGTCTGATTCCCGCTAATGCGCGCGCCAAGGCGACGGTCATCACCCGCGAGGCAGCGGTGCTATGCGGCACGGCGTGGTTTGAGGCGTGTTTCAGGAAACTCGATCCCAAAGTGAAAATCCGCTGGGCAGCCCACGACGGCGACGACATCCAGGCGGGACAGGCGCTTTGTGAAATCAACGGAAGAGCGCGCGCGATGCTCACTGCCGAGCGTCCCGCCCTTAATTTCCTGCAAATGCTTTCCGCCACTGCAACGCTCACCCGGCGCTACGTCAAGGCGGTCAAAGGCGCTCAGGCCGCAATCATGGACACGCGCAAGACCTTGCCCGGTTTGCGCATCGCTCAAAAATATGCGGTGAGAGTGGGCGGCGGGAAAAACCAGCGCATCGGCTTGTTTGACGGCATCCTCATCAAGGAAAACCACATCGCCGCCGCGGGCGGGATCACACAGGCGCTGCAACAAGCAAAAAAGTTGGCAAAGCCCGGAGTGTCAATTCAAATCGAGGTGGAGAATTTGCAACAACTGAAAGAAGCGTTGAGCGCGGGCGCGAAACTCATTCTGCTCGACAACCTTAATCTTGAGCAACTGCGCGAAGCGGCGCGCATTACTGGAAAGCGCGCCCAACTCGAAGCTTCGGGCGGGGTTAATCTGGATAACCTGCGGGCGATTGCCGAAACCGGAGTGGATAGAATTTCCATCGGCAGCCTGACCAAGGATGTCAAAGCCATCGATTTATCCATGCGCTTTCAAGTAAACAAGTAA